In one window of Leptospira sp. GIMC2001 DNA:
- the ggt gene encoding gamma-glutamyltransferase, protein MFPTKMSTYRKLSVSSGKLFNCIMIVMLILACKSSNTAFAQTGNEFAIATDHPLASQAGKQIYNAGGNVIDAFVAASFAISVLRPQSTSLAGGGFALIHWEKSQVTKAFDFRERAPMRASRKMYLNADNSVKPQASLFGFGSVAVPGNVRGLLDIHEKYGRLTREQVLTPSLRLAEEGFTVYPDLAEAIEKSQEQMSDDMKSIFSNQGRLLKAGEVLVQKDLANTIRLIIQNGSQEFYELETSKKIIAAMRSGGGYITEEDLIRYKTIEREPIEVNYRDKKIISFPPPSSGVFLLEILSILNSQDLDQYKKENPIEFYRFFIEAMRQGYKDRSEYGGDPKFTNVPVDAILSSAYTADQFLQIKRIVLEKPKSNKKNTDQMPETLESYNTTHISVIDKEGNAVSSTQSLNYIFGSRVVAKGTGLVLNDTMDDFSVATGTPNAYGLVGGLANSIEPGKIPLSSMSPTIVLDDNKTWLVLGAPGGSFIPTAILNTLVNRIDFDMSYSDSVSSLRVHHQYKPDLVFAEEGLNKDLEPLEKYGYKMKFTPNRAKVFLVEKDRNGRLHAVSDPRGQGIPAVE, encoded by the coding sequence TTGTTTCCAACTAAAATGTCTACCTATAGAAAGCTATCTGTAAGTTCAGGAAAGTTATTCAATTGCATAATGATTGTTATGCTAATTTTAGCATGCAAATCATCTAATACTGCTTTTGCCCAGACAGGAAATGAATTCGCCATTGCAACCGATCACCCACTTGCATCACAGGCGGGTAAACAAATCTACAATGCAGGTGGAAATGTTATAGATGCATTTGTAGCTGCGTCTTTTGCTATTTCTGTCCTAAGACCGCAATCAACCAGTCTTGCTGGTGGAGGATTTGCCTTAATCCATTGGGAGAAATCCCAAGTTACTAAGGCTTTCGATTTTCGTGAAAGAGCTCCAATGCGAGCATCTAGAAAAATGTATTTGAATGCAGATAATTCGGTTAAGCCGCAAGCTTCCTTGTTTGGATTTGGAAGTGTCGCAGTACCTGGAAATGTTCGAGGGCTACTTGATATTCATGAAAAGTACGGACGACTTACTAGAGAGCAGGTTCTTACACCGTCGCTTAGGCTGGCAGAAGAAGGATTTACTGTCTATCCTGATCTAGCAGAAGCAATTGAGAAATCGCAAGAGCAGATGAGCGATGACATGAAATCTATTTTTTCAAATCAGGGGAGATTGCTGAAAGCAGGAGAAGTTTTGGTTCAAAAAGATCTTGCGAATACAATTCGATTGATAATACAAAATGGATCACAAGAATTCTATGAACTAGAAACTTCGAAAAAAATAATAGCTGCTATGCGCTCAGGTGGTGGCTACATAACTGAAGAAGACCTCATCCGTTACAAAACGATAGAACGAGAACCAATTGAGGTAAACTATCGCGATAAAAAAATCATTAGTTTTCCACCTCCTTCTTCCGGAGTGTTCTTGCTAGAAATACTTTCTATATTGAATTCTCAAGATCTTGATCAGTATAAAAAAGAAAATCCTATTGAATTCTATAGATTCTTTATTGAAGCAATGCGACAAGGATACAAGGATCGATCTGAGTATGGTGGAGATCCAAAATTTACCAATGTTCCCGTGGATGCAATATTATCATCTGCTTATACTGCAGATCAATTTCTCCAAATTAAAAGAATCGTTCTCGAAAAACCCAAATCCAATAAAAAGAATACAGATCAAATGCCGGAAACATTAGAATCTTATAATACTACTCATATTTCCGTAATTGATAAAGAAGGCAATGCTGTTAGTTCTACTCAATCTTTAAACTATATTTTTGGATCCAGGGTCGTTGCAAAAGGAACGGGACTTGTCCTAAATGATACAATGGATGATTTTTCTGTAGCAACAGGAACTCCCAATGCTTATGGTCTTGTTGGCGGACTTGCGAATTCAATTGAGCCTGGAAAGATACCACTATCTAGTATGTCTCCGACAATTGTTTTGGATGATAATAAGACTTGGCTTGTATTGGGTGCGCCTGGTGGATCATTTATTCCGACAGCGATTTTGAATACATTAGTCAATCGCATTGATTTCGACATGTCTTATTCTGATTCAGTATCAAGCTTGCGTGTTCATCATCAATATAAACCGGATCTCGTCTTTGCCGAAGAGGGGCTCAATAAAGATCTTGAACCTCTAGAGAAATATGGATATAAAATGAAGTTTACACCTAATAGAGCTAAGGTTTTTCTTGTAGAGAAAGATCGAAATGGTAGATTGCATGCGGTGTCAGATCCTCGAGGACAAGGAATTCCAGCAGTAGAATAA
- a CDS encoding metal-sulfur cluster assembly factor encodes MIHLETEKDKEVFEQIQYVQDPEIGIAITELGLVYEVKTENDKALVKMTYTSMACPAGAQMKREVEEAALRVEGIDSVEVEIVWTPKWDPREMASEDAKDMLGIF; translated from the coding sequence ATGATCCATCTTGAAACAGAAAAAGATAAAGAAGTATTCGAGCAGATTCAATATGTTCAAGATCCTGAAATTGGAATTGCGATCACAGAATTGGGTCTAGTTTACGAAGTAAAAACGGAAAATGATAAAGCATTAGTTAAGATGACCTACACGAGTATGGCTTGTCCTGCTGGCGCTCAGATGAAGAGAGAAGTTGAAGAGGCGGCTCTTCGGGTGGAAGGTATTGATTCAGTTGAAGTTGAGATCGTATGGACTCCGAAATGGGATCCACGCGAAATGGCATCGGAAGATGCAAAGGATATGCTAGGAATTTTTTAG